The genomic interval AGGAGTCAATTAGCAACGCTACAGAGAGATCAGCAAAAGATAAATCATCGGACAAAGAAGACGCGCAAATCTCAATTTGTATCCTTTTAACACAGCGGTAACTTTTAATCAGAATCAAGCCTAAAATATTAAAGTCGCATTTGCGAGTTTCCTTGACTCAAGCTTTTCAGATCGTGcgatttttaagcaaaaacgCGTAGAGCAAACTCTCGCTGCAGAGAGTATACTAAAACTTAATGACTACTCCAAACAAtataaaatggttgaaattgttcttgaaaaattgtttacgGTGAGTGGATGGTCTCCTTTATTGCAACTGAGGTTGAATGGACTATATCATTCGCTAACACTTTTAGAGTTAAATAAGTGTTGGTTTGAGACCTTGTTCGTTGAAATGCAATTCCATTTGAAGGCGTGAGACGATGCAGTGTTCAAGGGATTAAGCTATAATTTTATTAGTAAAGTGGCTATATTTACCCATATTTACACATTTGATTCCCGTCAAAAGGGAGAGCACCAAGCGTCTAGGGACGCTTtcacctttaaccctttaactcccaagatctgattgataattctctcctctagctgctatacatttccttgtaaattggttatgagaatttgatgttcaatcaagataatatcttgtacctgatgagtttgagtattctcactagCTGTTTGGTGGATAATGTTTGCATACAATAGAGAGAAGTCaattgttaatcacttttggtagtcaaagggttaagatctcattacataattctccttactgtctgccatacaattcttatgatgatGGTGCAGAGAATTTACAactgaatcaactaataatctcctgattgattttttttattctaatcACTTTTTGcctgatattgtaatgatattgtaaggagcaATTCTGTCCCGGTCACTTGTGGGATTTAATTAAAAGGGTTCACATGCACTGTCTTGTTTAACTTTTCAGACTCGATATTAActttcatgttatttttaaaattcttttcatGTTATTTGTAGAAACTTTCAATGGATTATGTGATTACATCTCTGACTCTTTTAAATCTATGGTCAAGATTTCAATCTCTTCtgtcattactattattaatcAGTATTGTTGCttcttaaaatacattttatttcagGAACATGACTTCTGTTATATTTTATTACTGGTGTAAAATAATTAATGGAATTTATTCCAACTTTTATATCAAACAGTAAAATATTTCATCCTCTGCTTCACAGGTATTACAAGATGCAAAGGTGAAAGTAACAGCATCAAGTTACATACCTGGACAAGCATTTCCTACAGAAAAATCAGAGTTAGAAGGTATTTAAAATCCTTTGATGTTCACTTATTTTAGATTTCACTGCACTGTCAGAACAATGAACAATGTAGTGATTTCTACTGGTTCTTACACAGAGGTAAATGGTTCTAACCCTGATAGAAAGGGCTTTTGATTAGTAGACATCTATAAACACAAAAATGGGGTTAGAGTCTTAGTGAAAGAGTAGAACTGAAGGAGAACTGAGAGACAAAGCTTTTCCAAAGTATATTGCTTTCTCCTTTTCTCTCACTTTTGCTGCTCCACAAAAATGCATCTCTTATTTATTACTATTTCCAGCTTTAGCAAATGTTCTGGAGAATACTGCCCTGTTTGGAGATATTCTTTTGCGACTACCTGATATAACATACAAGGTAAGATCATACCATCAACACAGTGTTGAGGGTAGAAAAAGGTTTAAACGTGACTCATGATTGAGTTCAACAGAGTTGAGTTTACACATGAATTTCACAGAAAGACAAGGTTaaatgagatttgaagtttttcctttgaaatttgtGGTGTGTGAAATACTGATTAAAGTACACAAGATGCACGAAGTTTTCTAAAAACAGAATCAGCACACCCCCTTTGCCTCTCTTGCTGTAGAAGTGTGCCTCTGCAGCTCAAAGAAAGGCATTTTGGGGGTAATTTAAATGGCTGAGTACAAGTTCTCAGTATATCTTCCCAGAATTAATGTCTATTTAAgatgtgtttttatttgttcataC from Pocillopora verrucosa isolate sample1 chromosome 14, ASM3666991v2, whole genome shotgun sequence carries:
- the LOC131782432 gene encoding coiled-coil domain-containing protein 134-like, which produces MKPSLFDCLFVVMYASVSVLANEESISNATERSAKDKSSDKEDAQISIYRAIFKQKRVEQTLAAESILKLNDYSKQYKMVEIVLEKLFTVLQDAKVKVTASSYIPGQAFPTEKSELEALANVLENTALFGDILLRLPDITYKVYTKSREWELLARWSLSFCNETHIYDETDSKLLHLMAQELRLVPRDPNYINPYRHVGHKEGLKDGQSKEKTSNKKKKEKKKRRGPRLSHAEL